One Sanguibacter keddieii DSM 10542 genomic window carries:
- the ruvX gene encoding Holliday junction resolvase RuvX, translated as MSDDQALERGARLCVDVGSVRVGVAVSDPDGLIATPVETLPRDVVTAAKNPAAVPTDLAALAEQVVERGVKVVYVGLPRHLSGAEGTASASARAYAVQVARLVAPVPVRLVDERMSTVTAHQALHASGRAGRKHRAVVDQVAAVVILQSALDFERGSGRRPGEVVEA; from the coding sequence GTGAGCGACGACCAGGCGCTCGAGCGCGGCGCACGCCTGTGCGTCGACGTCGGCAGCGTGCGCGTCGGGGTCGCGGTGAGCGACCCCGACGGGCTCATCGCCACCCCGGTCGAGACGCTCCCGCGTGACGTGGTCACCGCGGCCAAGAACCCGGCCGCGGTGCCGACGGACCTGGCGGCTCTCGCGGAGCAGGTGGTCGAGCGCGGTGTGAAGGTTGTGTACGTCGGGCTCCCTCGGCACCTTTCGGGCGCCGAGGGCACCGCGTCGGCGTCGGCACGTGCGTACGCTGTCCAGGTCGCCCGTCTGGTCGCGCCGGTCCCGGTGCGTCTGGTCGACGAGCGGATGAGCACCGTCACGGCGCACCAGGCGCTGCACGCCTCCGGCCGGGCGGGGCGCAAGCACCGCGCGGTGGTCGACCAGGTCGCCGCCGTCGTGATCCTGCAGTCGGCGCTCGACTTCGAGCGTGGCTCGGGCCGACGGCCCGGCGAGGTCGTCGAGGCGTAG
- the mltG gene encoding endolytic transglycosylase MltG, with protein sequence MDEQGAAPEVAPTRGEASRSRRDAVRAERAKAAKQRRTVLLSVLVGVLVIGAVFYLMWTRGADMFSSTDEPSLVAVTKDPVVDFPGPGGEPVQVTVAAETTPELLGATLVDAGVVSSVEVFTAAYAESPDAPSIAPGTYNVFRQMRAADAIAALLDPENLADLTVEVKAGLTVPEIKTELSRVTGVGIDQVDEAFADTASTGLPDEAGGRYEGWLAPGTYHFGLDSTPTQMLATMVATTVETLDGLGVAVEDRVAVLTKASLVEKEGALPEDLAGIAAVIDNRLAAGTNLQRDSTVRYALGRPDDYAVTQADRQDPSEYNTFANAGLPPSAISTVSAEALQAVLAPADSDAVYFLMVDPVTREIQFSDTYTEYQDSLKAYQAWLDANG encoded by the coding sequence GTGGACGAGCAGGGCGCAGCACCCGAGGTGGCACCGACCCGCGGCGAGGCCTCCCGGTCCCGCCGGGACGCGGTGCGCGCCGAGCGCGCGAAGGCCGCCAAGCAGCGCCGCACCGTGCTGCTCTCGGTGCTGGTCGGCGTGCTCGTCATCGGTGCCGTGTTCTACCTCATGTGGACCCGGGGCGCCGACATGTTCTCGTCGACCGACGAGCCGTCCCTCGTCGCGGTCACCAAGGACCCCGTCGTCGACTTCCCGGGGCCGGGCGGCGAGCCGGTCCAGGTGACCGTGGCAGCCGAGACGACCCCAGAGCTGCTCGGGGCGACGCTCGTGGACGCCGGCGTGGTGAGCTCGGTCGAGGTCTTCACGGCCGCCTACGCCGAGTCGCCCGACGCGCCGTCCATCGCACCGGGGACCTACAACGTGTTCCGGCAGATGCGCGCCGCCGACGCGATCGCTGCGCTCCTCGACCCCGAGAACCTCGCGGACCTCACGGTCGAGGTCAAGGCGGGCCTCACGGTCCCCGAGATCAAGACCGAGCTGTCCCGTGTCACCGGTGTCGGCATCGACCAGGTCGACGAGGCCTTCGCGGACACCGCTTCGACCGGGCTCCCGGACGAGGCCGGCGGCCGCTACGAGGGCTGGCTCGCACCCGGGACGTACCACTTCGGGCTCGACTCGACCCCCACGCAGATGCTGGCGACCATGGTCGCCACGACCGTCGAGACGCTCGACGGCCTGGGGGTCGCGGTCGAGGACCGTGTCGCCGTGCTCACCAAGGCGTCGCTCGTCGAGAAGGAGGGGGCGCTGCCGGAGGACCTCGCCGGTATCGCGGCCGTCATCGACAACCGTCTCGCCGCGGGCACCAACCTGCAGCGTGACTCGACCGTGCGCTATGCCCTGGGCCGGCCTGACGACTACGCGGTGACGCAGGCAGACCGCCAGGACCCGTCGGAGTACAACACCTTCGCCAACGCCGGTCTCCCGCCGTCGGCGATCTCGACGGTCAGCGCCGAGGCCCTCCAGGCGGTGCTCGCCCCCGCGGACTCCGACGCCGTCTACTTCCTCATGGTCGACCCGGTGACCCGCGAGATCCAGTTCTCCGACACCTACACCGAGTACCAGGACAGCCTCAAGGCCTACCAGGCCTGGCTGGACGCGAACGGCTGA
- the mltG gene encoding endolytic transglycosylase MltG, whose protein sequence is MNDLFEGPAVSDQPEDERQLSRAEKRALREARRRAAKRRRRALVAVVVALAVLGVGGYLAWNRGADFFGGLSLGGSEAAQDFPGPGTGEVRVTVAQGATGTAIGQELVEANVVASVPAFISAFNANPSSGSIQPGTYTLREEMSSARAVEFLLDTGNRTDFLVDQRPGTTVEDTIARIVSVTGVSEEDLRAAMVDVAATGLPAEAQVFPADDLRNYEGWLATKQYQFSDEATPTEMIAEMVAGTVTMLDELGVPVEDRQRVLTEASIIQREAGNLDAEQQALVAGVIDGRLEDGMRLQMDSTVHYMFGTSPDASTTADQRATESPYNTYLNSTLPPTAIAAPSRTAIEAVLNAPETPYRYFVTVNPDTGETKFAETNDEHNVNRREYQAWLDARG, encoded by the coding sequence GTGAACGATCTCTTCGAAGGACCCGCCGTCTCTGACCAGCCGGAGGACGAGCGACAGCTCTCCCGTGCTGAGAAGCGGGCGCTGCGCGAGGCACGTCGACGTGCCGCGAAGCGCCGTCGGCGAGCCCTCGTGGCCGTGGTCGTCGCCCTGGCCGTGCTCGGTGTCGGCGGCTACCTCGCCTGGAACCGCGGAGCAGACTTCTTCGGTGGGCTGAGCCTCGGCGGCTCTGAGGCCGCGCAGGACTTCCCCGGTCCCGGCACGGGCGAGGTGCGGGTGACCGTGGCCCAGGGCGCCACGGGGACCGCGATCGGCCAGGAGCTCGTCGAGGCCAACGTCGTGGCCTCCGTCCCCGCCTTCATCTCGGCCTTCAACGCCAACCCGTCCTCCGGATCCATCCAGCCGGGGACCTACACGCTGCGCGAGGAGATGTCCTCGGCGCGCGCCGTCGAGTTCCTCCTCGACACCGGCAACCGCACCGACTTCCTCGTGGACCAGCGTCCGGGGACCACCGTCGAGGACACCATCGCCCGGATCGTCTCCGTGACCGGTGTCTCCGAGGAGGACCTCCGTGCGGCCATGGTCGACGTCGCGGCGACCGGCCTGCCTGCCGAGGCCCAGGTGTTCCCCGCGGACGACCTCCGCAACTACGAGGGCTGGCTGGCCACCAAGCAGTACCAGTTCAGCGACGAGGCCACCCCGACCGAGATGATCGCCGAGATGGTCGCCGGGACGGTGACGATGCTCGACGAGCTCGGCGTCCCGGTGGAGGACCGCCAGCGCGTGCTCACCGAGGCGTCGATCATCCAGCGCGAGGCCGGCAACCTCGACGCCGAGCAGCAGGCGCTCGTCGCAGGAGTGATCGACGGACGTCTCGAGGACGGCATGCGGCTGCAGATGGACTCGACGGTCCACTACATGTTCGGTACCTCGCCCGACGCGTCGACCACCGCGGACCAGCGCGCCACGGAGAGCCCGTACAACACGTACCTCAACTCGACCCTGCCGCCGACGGCGATCGCTGCCCCGAGCCGGACGGCGATCGAGGCGGTGCTCAACGCGCCGGAGACGCCGTACCGCTACTTCGTGACGGTCAACCCCGACACCGGGGAGACCAAGTTCGCGGAGACCAACGACGAGCACAACGTGAACCGCCGTGAGTACCAGGCGTGGCTGGACGCACGCGGGTGA
- a CDS encoding shikimate dehydrogenase, translating to MTSRAAVLGHPISHSLSPVLHRAAYEALGLDGWEYEAVDVTEETLAGFLDGLDETWAGLSLTMPLKQTVMPMLDHVDPLAVVTGAVNTVVFQGTGTSRTLIGANTDVYGLVAALREGGAGGEGPTGRGTGIVLGAGATASSTLAALAELGITSVDVFVRSLGRTGDLQRAAHRMGLAPRFHPIAGAAEAALGADVVVSTLPAHGADAVAAELAASGRTVEGVLIDVSYDPRVTALTAAWSSLDGATVPGQRMLLHQAAEQVRLMTGHVAPVAAMDDALEAALAA from the coding sequence GTGACCTCTCGCGCCGCCGTCCTCGGTCACCCGATCAGCCACTCGCTCTCCCCGGTGCTGCACCGCGCCGCCTACGAGGCGCTCGGCCTCGACGGCTGGGAGTACGAGGCGGTCGACGTGACCGAGGAGACCCTCGCGGGGTTCCTCGACGGGCTCGACGAGACCTGGGCAGGTCTGAGCCTGACGATGCCGCTCAAGCAGACGGTCATGCCGATGCTCGACCACGTCGACCCGCTGGCCGTCGTGACGGGCGCGGTGAACACCGTGGTGTTCCAGGGGACCGGTACGTCGCGGACCCTCATCGGGGCGAACACCGACGTCTACGGGCTCGTCGCCGCCTTGCGTGAAGGGGGCGCCGGGGGAGAGGGGCCGACCGGTCGCGGCACCGGCATCGTCCTCGGCGCCGGGGCGACCGCGTCGTCGACGCTCGCTGCGCTGGCCGAGCTGGGGATCACGTCGGTCGACGTGTTCGTCCGCTCCCTCGGGCGCACGGGCGACCTGCAGCGCGCCGCGCACCGCATGGGGCTCGCACCGCGGTTCCACCCGATCGCCGGGGCCGCTGAGGCCGCGCTCGGGGCTGACGTCGTCGTCTCGACCCTCCCAGCCCACGGCGCGGACGCCGTCGCTGCGGAGCTGGCCGCCTCGGGCCGCACGGTCGAGGGCGTCCTCATCGACGTGTCCTACGACCCCCGGGTCACGGCGCTCACCGCCGCGTGGAGCTCGCTCGACGGTGCCACGGTGCCCGGGCAGCGCATGCTGCTGCACCAGGCCGCCGAGCAGGTCCGGCTCATGACCGGGCACGTGGCGCCCGTGGCGGCGATGGACGACGCGCTCGAGGCGGCCCTCGCGGCCTGA
- a CDS encoding GspE/PulE family protein: MKQLGEILLEEGLVNEAQLMAALDEQVVRGTSLGRVLVELGVLSEGQLVSALAAQVGMQFVDLDTFPVDRAAVSRLTGAVCRRYTVLPIAFEGDALVLAMADPGNVLAVDDVRSSTGMQVLPVVATHEDLSRAIDRFVRADDEMDNLTNAFTEEQRVDDVDLSKIGDSVDDDAPIVRYVNLIVTQAITDRASDIHIEPSEHDLRVRYRIDGVLHEMQRSPKNITGGVISRVKILSDIDIAERRKPQDGRMSVTHNGRKIDLRVATLPTVWGEKIVMRILDNSTASLDLRDLSFGEENYEVYSEAYNKPYGMILVTGPTGSGKSTTLYATLNAVSKPEINVITVEDPVEYRLPGINQVQVNPKAGLTFAGALRSILRSDPDVVLLGEIRDHETAQIAIEAALTGHLVLSTLHTNDAPSAITRLVEMGIEPFLVGSAIDCIVAQRLARRLCGKCKEPYEPSEVELVAARFPWTEGEPKPVLHRPGGCTTCSGTGYRGRLALHEVMRVTEDIERHAVAGSSSAEIAKTAVAQGMRSLRDDGWMKVVAGQTSIEEILRVVA, from the coding sequence ATGAAGCAGCTCGGAGAGATCCTGCTCGAGGAAGGCCTCGTCAACGAGGCCCAGCTGATGGCTGCCCTCGACGAGCAGGTGGTCCGGGGGACCAGCCTCGGGCGTGTGCTCGTCGAGCTCGGTGTCCTCTCCGAGGGCCAGCTCGTGTCGGCACTGGCCGCGCAGGTCGGCATGCAGTTCGTGGACCTCGACACCTTCCCGGTCGACCGCGCGGCCGTCAGCCGCCTCACCGGCGCCGTGTGCCGGCGCTACACCGTGCTGCCCATCGCCTTCGAGGGCGACGCCCTCGTCCTCGCCATGGCCGACCCGGGCAACGTGCTCGCCGTCGACGACGTGCGCTCGTCGACCGGCATGCAGGTGCTGCCGGTCGTCGCCACGCACGAGGACCTCTCACGCGCCATCGACCGGTTCGTCCGCGCGGACGACGAGATGGACAACCTCACCAACGCGTTCACCGAGGAGCAGCGCGTCGACGACGTCGACCTCTCCAAGATCGGCGACTCCGTCGACGACGACGCGCCGATCGTCCGGTACGTGAACCTCATCGTCACGCAGGCCATCACGGACCGCGCCTCCGACATCCACATCGAGCCGAGCGAGCACGACCTCCGCGTGCGGTACCGCATCGACGGCGTGCTCCACGAGATGCAGAGGTCGCCCAAGAACATCACCGGGGGAGTGATCTCCCGCGTGAAGATCCTCTCGGACATCGACATCGCGGAACGCCGCAAGCCCCAGGACGGCCGCATGTCCGTCACCCACAACGGCCGAAAGATCGACCTCCGTGTCGCGACCCTGCCGACGGTGTGGGGCGAGAAGATCGTCATGCGAATCCTCGACAACTCCACGGCAAGCCTCGACCTGCGCGACCTGTCCTTCGGCGAGGAGAACTACGAGGTCTACTCCGAGGCGTACAACAAGCCCTACGGCATGATCCTCGTGACCGGCCCGACCGGGTCCGGCAAGTCCACGACCCTGTACGCGACGCTCAACGCGGTGTCCAAGCCCGAGATCAACGTCATCACCGTCGAGGACCCCGTCGAGTACCGCCTCCCCGGCATCAACCAGGTGCAGGTGAACCCCAAGGCCGGCCTGACCTTCGCGGGCGCGCTGCGCTCGATCCTGCGCTCCGACCCCGACGTCGTGCTGCTCGGTGAGATCCGTGACCACGAGACCGCCCAGATCGCCATCGAGGCCGCGCTCACCGGTCACCTCGTGCTCTCGACCCTGCACACCAACGACGCACCGTCCGCCATCACCCGCCTCGTCGAGATGGGCATCGAGCCCTTCCTCGTGGGGTCGGCCATCGACTGCATCGTGGCGCAGCGACTGGCGCGTCGGCTCTGCGGGAAGTGCAAGGAGCCCTACGAGCCCAGCGAGGTCGAGCTGGTCGCCGCGCGGTTCCCGTGGACGGAGGGTGAGCCCAAGCCGGTGCTGCACCGCCCGGGCGGCTGCACCACGTGCTCCGGCACCGGGTACCGGGGTCGTCTCGCCCTCCACGAGGTCATGCGCGTCACCGAGGACATCGAGCGTCACGCCGTCGCCGGGTCCTCCTCCGCGGAGATCGCGAAGACCGCCGTGGCCCAGGGCATGCGCAGCCTGCGCGACGACGGCTGGATGAAGGTCGTCGCCGGGCAGACGTCGATCGAGGAGATCCTCCGCGTCGTCGCTTAA
- a CDS encoding type IV pilus twitching motility protein PilT yields the protein MSETTAGETAPFVTRRSLAEQGITGWQPTPAPADAGPPAGLPPQAPRRAAEPASAAPHAQPPAPGTQYGAPVPQYGAPAPQYQAQVSQHQAPVSQHPGQPTHPAPGTSAQPAAAQQGARRPVDAPPAGAGRTGLSRPTQADDIVLDAVLRIMVEAGASDLHLTAGSAPKIRVNGSLQTVDGQPEVASESLQRTLYAILTQKQREKFEANLELDFSYSVRGLARFRVNFYQQRESIGAAFRLIPYEIKPLEELGVPPVVSSFANLPRGLVLVAGPTGSGKSTTLASIIDLANRTRSDHIMTVEDPIEFLHRHKKSLINQREVGADTHSFANALKHVLRQDPDIILVGEMRDLETISVALTAAETGHLVFATLHTQDAAQTIDRIIDVFPPEQQGQVRTQLGGALQGVVCQTLCKRSDGPGRVVATEVMVATPAVRNLIREGKTHQVYSAMQAGKQQGMHTMDQHLADLVRQGRISYETGLEKCHHIEDFNRLSGRSGGSTGAGFAAAGMGGQSYGASGH from the coding sequence GTGAGTGAGACAACTGCGGGGGAGACCGCGCCGTTCGTGACCCGACGGTCGTTGGCCGAGCAGGGCATCACGGGCTGGCAGCCCACACCGGCGCCCGCGGACGCAGGTCCGCCGGCTGGGCTCCCCCCGCAGGCACCGCGGCGCGCGGCCGAGCCCGCGTCTGCGGCTCCTCACGCCCAGCCTCCTGCACCGGGGACCCAGTACGGCGCCCCCGTGCCCCAGTACGGCGCTCCGGCACCCCAGTACCAGGCCCAGGTGTCCCAGCACCAAGCCCCGGTGTCCCAGCACCCGGGGCAGCCCACGCACCCCGCCCCGGGCACGTCGGCGCAGCCGGCCGCAGCCCAGCAGGGTGCACGACGTCCCGTGGACGCCCCGCCCGCAGGTGCTGGCCGTACCGGCCTGAGCCGCCCCACGCAGGCCGACGACATCGTCCTCGACGCCGTGCTGCGCATCATGGTCGAGGCCGGGGCCTCCGACCTCCACCTCACGGCGGGGTCCGCCCCGAAGATCCGCGTGAACGGCTCGCTGCAGACCGTCGACGGTCAGCCCGAGGTCGCCTCCGAGAGCCTGCAGCGCACGCTGTACGCGATCCTCACGCAGAAGCAGCGCGAGAAGTTCGAGGCCAACCTCGAGCTCGACTTCTCGTACTCCGTGCGGGGCCTGGCCCGGTTCCGTGTGAACTTCTACCAGCAGCGTGAGTCCATCGGTGCGGCGTTCCGCCTCATCCCGTACGAGATCAAGCCCCTCGAAGAGCTCGGCGTCCCCCCGGTCGTCTCGAGCTTCGCGAACCTGCCCCGCGGCCTCGTCCTCGTCGCCGGGCCCACCGGCTCGGGCAAGTCGACGACGCTCGCGTCGATCATCGACCTCGCCAACCGGACGCGCTCCGACCACATCATGACGGTCGAGGACCCCATCGAGTTCCTCCACCGCCACAAGAAGTCGCTCATCAACCAGCGCGAGGTCGGGGCGGACACCCACAGCTTCGCCAACGCCCTCAAGCACGTGCTCCGCCAGGACCCCGACATCATCCTGGTCGGCGAGATGCGCGACCTCGAGACCATCTCCGTCGCGCTCACCGCCGCCGAGACCGGCCACCTCGTCTTCGCGACCCTGCACACGCAGGATGCCGCGCAGACCATCGACCGCATCATCGACGTGTTCCCGCCCGAGCAGCAGGGGCAGGTTCGCACCCAGCTCGGCGGAGCCCTGCAGGGAGTGGTCTGCCAGACCCTCTGCAAGCGCTCCGACGGCCCGGGTCGCGTCGTCGCCACCGAGGTCATGGTCGCGACGCCTGCGGTGCGCAACCTCATCCGCGAGGGCAAGACCCACCAGGTGTACTCCGCGATGCAGGCTGGCAAGCAGCAGGGCATGCACACCATGGACCAGCACCTTGCGGACCTCGTCCGTCAGGGACGCATCTCCTACGAGACCGGCCTCGAGAAGTGCCACCACATCGAGGACTTCAACCGGCTGAGCGGACGCTCGGGCGGATCCACAGGCGCAGGGTTCGCCGCCGCCGGCATGGGCGGACAGTCATACGGAGCGAGTGGTCACTGA